The Phoenix dactylifera cultivar Barhee BC4 chromosome 9, palm_55x_up_171113_PBpolish2nd_filt_p, whole genome shotgun sequence genome window below encodes:
- the LOC103721879 gene encoding uncharacterized protein LOC103721879 isoform X2, with protein sequence MDTAEAAMDSAAAAAAAAVDGTRKGKSKDVIRLERESVIPILKPRLIMKLAYLIEHDSDKAEFIKLCKRVEYTIRAWYLLQFEDLMVMEKSNFKIVTDEEIDVAHSGQYLLNLPIKVEESKLDNKLLSKYFKEHPHENLPEFSDKYVIFRRGIGIDQTTDYFYMEKLDMIIARIWMWFLKKTRLQKLFSKKPSPKPKKDPKKTDEPSPDTDEQDLFVERIRIENMELSMKNLLGKIMIQEPTFDRMIVVYRRASTNNKVDQGIYVKHFKNIPMADMELVLPEKKNPSLTPMDWVQFLVSGIIGLVTLISSLEMPKADIWVVIAILSGLLGYCAKIYFSFQQNMATYQNLITRSMYDKQLDSGKGTLLHLCDDVIQQEVKEVIISYFILMEQGKATIKDLDLRSEELIQEEFGMHCNFDVLDAVQKLEKLGIVARDSIGRVYCLPLKRANEIIGPTTEELVLKAKQSTSA encoded by the exons ATGGACACGGCGGAAGCGGCGATGGactcggcggcggcggcggcggcggcggccgtgGATGGAACGAGGAAGGGGAAGAGCAAGGATGTGATCCGGCTGGAACGGGAGTCCGTCATTCCCATTCTAAAACCCAGGCTCATTATGAAGCTGGCCTACCTCATAG AGCATGATTCTGACAAGGCAGAGTTTATAAAACTCTGTAAGAGAGTTGAGTACACTATTAGGGCATGGTATCTTCTTCAGTTCGAGGATCTGATG GTAATGGAAAAGAGCAACTTTAAAATAGTGACGGATGAGGAGATTGATGTTGCACACTCTGGGCAGTATTTATTAAATCTTCCTATCAAAGTGGAAGAATCTAAG CTTGACAACAAGCTCTTGTCAAAGTATTTTAAAGAGCATCCTCATGAAAACCTCCCTGAATTTTCAGACAAG TACGTGATTTTTCGCCGGGGCATAGGAATAGATCAAACGACTGATTATTTTTATATGGAGAAACTGGATATGATCATAGCTCGCATATGGATGTGGTTCCTCAAAAAGACCAG GCTGCAAAAGCTCTTTTCCAAGAAACCAAGTCCAAAACCTAAGAAGGATCCTAAGAAAACGGATGAACCAAGTCCTGATACAGATGAGCAGGACCTATTTGTTGAACGTATTCGTATCGAAAACATGGAACTAAG CATGAAAAATCTACTTGGCAAGATCATGATCCAGGAACCAACTTTTGATAGGATGATTGTTGTGTACAG GCGGGCTAGCACCAATAACAAGGTGGACCAAGGGATTTATGTAAAACACTTCAAAAATATACCTATGGCTGATATGGAGTTAGTACTG CCTGAAAAGAAAAACCCTAGTTTAACTCCTATGGACTGGGTCCAGTTCCTTGTTTCTGGCATAATTGGACTT GTCACTCTTATTAGTTCACTTGAAATGCCTAAAGCTGATATCTGGGTTGTGATAGCTATCCTTTCTGGTCTTCTTGGTTATTGTGCTAAGATTTACTTCTC GTTTCAGCAAAACATGGCAACCTACCAAAACTTAATCACACGATCAATGTATGATAAACAACTCGATAGTGGGAAAGGCACGCTTCTACACTTGTGTGATGATGTAATTCAACAGGAA GTCAAAGAGGTGataatttcttattttatctTGATGGAGCAAGGGAAGGCTACGATTAAG GATCTTGACCTCCGGAGTGAAGAACTTATTCAGGAAGAGTTTGGCATGCACTGCAATTTTGATGTTCTGGATGCTGTCCAAAAGTTAGAGAAGCTTGGCATTGTTGCACGA GACTCTATTGGAAGAGTCTATTGTTTGCCGTTGAAGCGGGCCAATGAGATCATAGGCCCCACTACTGAAGAACTGGTGTTAAAAGCCAAACAAAGCACTAGCGCATGA
- the LOC103721879 gene encoding uncharacterized protein LOC103721879 isoform X1 — protein MDTAEAAMDSAAAAAAAAVDGTRKGKSKDVIRLERESVIPILKPRLIMKLAYLIEHDSDKAEFIKLCKRVEYTIRAWYLLQFEDLMQLYALFEPVHGSEKLEQQNLSPAEIDILEQNFLTYFFQVMEKSNFKIVTDEEIDVAHSGQYLLNLPIKVEESKLDNKLLSKYFKEHPHENLPEFSDKYVIFRRGIGIDQTTDYFYMEKLDMIIARIWMWFLKKTRLQKLFSKKPSPKPKKDPKKTDEPSPDTDEQDLFVERIRIENMELSMKNLLGKIMIQEPTFDRMIVVYRRASTNNKVDQGIYVKHFKNIPMADMELVLPEKKNPSLTPMDWVQFLVSGIIGLVTLISSLEMPKADIWVVIAILSGLLGYCAKIYFSFQQNMATYQNLITRSMYDKQLDSGKGTLLHLCDDVIQQEVKEVIISYFILMEQGKATIKDLDLRSEELIQEEFGMHCNFDVLDAVQKLEKLGIVARDSIGRVYCLPLKRANEIIGPTTEELVLKAKQSTSA, from the exons ATGGACACGGCGGAAGCGGCGATGGactcggcggcggcggcggcggcggcggccgtgGATGGAACGAGGAAGGGGAAGAGCAAGGATGTGATCCGGCTGGAACGGGAGTCCGTCATTCCCATTCTAAAACCCAGGCTCATTATGAAGCTGGCCTACCTCATAG AGCATGATTCTGACAAGGCAGAGTTTATAAAACTCTGTAAGAGAGTTGAGTACACTATTAGGGCATGGTATCTTCTTCAGTTCGAGGATCTGATG CAACTGTATGCCCTATTCGAACCTGTTCATGGTTCTGAGAAACTGGAACAGCAGAACTTATCTCCAGCAGAGATTGACATTCTTGAACAGAATTTTTTGACATATTTCTTTCAG GTAATGGAAAAGAGCAACTTTAAAATAGTGACGGATGAGGAGATTGATGTTGCACACTCTGGGCAGTATTTATTAAATCTTCCTATCAAAGTGGAAGAATCTAAG CTTGACAACAAGCTCTTGTCAAAGTATTTTAAAGAGCATCCTCATGAAAACCTCCCTGAATTTTCAGACAAG TACGTGATTTTTCGCCGGGGCATAGGAATAGATCAAACGACTGATTATTTTTATATGGAGAAACTGGATATGATCATAGCTCGCATATGGATGTGGTTCCTCAAAAAGACCAG GCTGCAAAAGCTCTTTTCCAAGAAACCAAGTCCAAAACCTAAGAAGGATCCTAAGAAAACGGATGAACCAAGTCCTGATACAGATGAGCAGGACCTATTTGTTGAACGTATTCGTATCGAAAACATGGAACTAAG CATGAAAAATCTACTTGGCAAGATCATGATCCAGGAACCAACTTTTGATAGGATGATTGTTGTGTACAG GCGGGCTAGCACCAATAACAAGGTGGACCAAGGGATTTATGTAAAACACTTCAAAAATATACCTATGGCTGATATGGAGTTAGTACTG CCTGAAAAGAAAAACCCTAGTTTAACTCCTATGGACTGGGTCCAGTTCCTTGTTTCTGGCATAATTGGACTT GTCACTCTTATTAGTTCACTTGAAATGCCTAAAGCTGATATCTGGGTTGTGATAGCTATCCTTTCTGGTCTTCTTGGTTATTGTGCTAAGATTTACTTCTC GTTTCAGCAAAACATGGCAACCTACCAAAACTTAATCACACGATCAATGTATGATAAACAACTCGATAGTGGGAAAGGCACGCTTCTACACTTGTGTGATGATGTAATTCAACAGGAA GTCAAAGAGGTGataatttcttattttatctTGATGGAGCAAGGGAAGGCTACGATTAAG GATCTTGACCTCCGGAGTGAAGAACTTATTCAGGAAGAGTTTGGCATGCACTGCAATTTTGATGTTCTGGATGCTGTCCAAAAGTTAGAGAAGCTTGGCATTGTTGCACGA GACTCTATTGGAAGAGTCTATTGTTTGCCGTTGAAGCGGGCCAATGAGATCATAGGCCCCACTACTGAAGAACTGGTGTTAAAAGCCAAACAAAGCACTAGCGCATGA